The Candidatus Methylomirabilota bacterium DNA window CGCGCCACATCTGTCAGCGGCGCGTCCTCACCGGCGGGGACCAGGACAATCGTGGACGGCACCGCCTCGAAGCGCGGAGACCGGACCATCTGCTGGAAACGCAGTACGATCAGGCTGGCGAGTTGCATCATCGTTTTCGGATACTGTTCAACGAGATGATCAAATGCAGCCTTCGAGAACTTCACCAGCGCGCAGTCGCGGATCGCTCGAACCGTAGCCGACCGCGGCTCGCCGGTCAGAATGGCCATTTCCCCCACGGTTTCGCCTGGACCTATCTCATTGATGACGCTCTCACCCTTCTCTGGACGGCTGGCCACGATCCGAAGGCGTCCATTCAGGAGAATGTACAGAGAGTCACCGACCTCTCCTTCGCGCATGAGAGTCCCGCCGCCGGAAAGATAGACGTACTCGAGTTCCGTGGCGATCGCCCTGAGGGCAGACTCATCCAGTCCACGCAAGAGCGACGTTGACGAAAGAAAGGCTATGATCTCGGGAGTGGGAGCGCGGCGCATCAAGGGACGCCCATGCGGTAGGTCCTCGAGTGGACGCTGCACCGAACGTCGAAGGGGGGGGTCCAGAGACGACGGACGGTCACGCCTTCGGCACCCACGTGGCTCCACAGCCACGTGTCTTGCTCTCGTTGCACCGTTGTCTACACCGGGCCTCCCGGCCTAGGTGTCTGACGTTCGTTGCCGCCTCGTTGATCGGCTTCAAGAATCGGCCCACCAAACCGGACGAGAGCACGCCTCTAGACTCCCGGCAACGTAGATGTAAGCCCTGCCACCGCGCCATCATGGCAGATCGGCGAGCATGAGTCAAAAGGGCAGGTCAGCTCTCCGTAGGGTTTTGTCGGTATCGCGGGGAAGCCCTGAACTCGTCACTTCGTGGAGACATGGGAAACGAGGCGCCGATGGTGAGGCGGGGGCTTCTACAATGCGCTCTGGGCGGCCATCACCTTGCGCGAGGTGAGGGCCCTGGCGACGTGACGAAGTTGAGCGCGATTCGTTGCGCTTCGTCATCGCGCCGCCGTGAGGATCTCGATTCCAGCAAAGACCGCGGCGCTCGCCAGCAACCCGAAGATGAAGAACAAGTACGCGAGCCGGATGTACACGTACTTCTTCCGTCCGAGGAAGACGCCGAGCTCGTACACCTCCCGGACCTGCGCCTCGTAGACGCGCGACGAGTTGTTCATCACACCTTCCATGAGCCGTGCGTATTCCTCGTACTCCAGGTTCATGAAGTTGCCGAAGAACAGGATGTTGCAGTCGGGTTTGTCCAGGTCCGGACGAAATCCCCTGTCGAGCTTGGGCATGACCGCGTAGGCCGCCGAGACAACGGTGGCGAGGCAGGATACGATCAGCACGATCACCGGCCATCTGAGAAGGGGGTTCGAGAGGTGCCCGATCGAGAACGTGATGACCAGGGCCGATATGGTGAGCATCATGTTGGCTTTTACGTCGGCCATCGAGCTCAGCTGCACGTGGTGCACGCGAGTCTGGCGTAGGAAATGGTCCAGGTGACTGCCCGTGCCCGAAACCTCCATGAGTCGCCTCCTCTAGCCGGGCCGCCGGTATTACCCGACGCCGGCTGCGCATGAGGGCAGTGCCATCGCGCCATCCTGCCAGACTGCCCGGGACGGGTCAAACCTGGGCCTCGGAGATGCTGTTGATCTATGAAAATGTCACCCCGAATTCTGGTGCCGCTCCTGGCAGTCTGGCAGGATCGGCGCGGTGGTGGCGGCCTGTATCCGACGTGTTGAGGATGGCCCCAAGGGCAGCGCCAGGCCCGAGAACGGGCTTTGTGTCTCTCACGCCCTCGAGCGTTGCTGGAGCGCCTGGAGCCCGTCATAGGCCGCGTACTTGTAGGCCTCCCCGAACGTGGGGTAGTTGAAGACCGCGTCGATGAACGTGTCGATCGTGCCGCCGGCGTGGAGCACCATGAGCCCGATGTGGACCAGCTCGGACGCGCTGTCGCCGAGGATGTGCACGCCGAGCAACTGCTTGTCGGGGTGGCGGAACACGAGCTTAAGCTGGCCGCCGAGGTCGCCGGTGATCTGG harbors:
- a CDS encoding Pycsar system effector family protein, whose amino-acid sequence is MEVSGTGSHLDHFLRQTRVHHVQLSSMADVKANMMLTISALVITFSIGHLSNPLLRWPVIVLIVSCLATVVSAAYAVMPKLDRGFRPDLDKPDCNILFFGNFMNLEYEEYARLMEGVMNNSSRVYEAQVREVYELGVFLGRKKYVYIRLAYLFFIFGLLASAAVFAGIEILTAAR